A single region of the Selenomonas sp. oral taxon 920 genome encodes:
- a CDS encoding lipase family protein has protein sequence MTLLRLLVFLVLLLLPVRTFAAPRDLPSLYFVCAAASEAAYAGELPELLRARLVAAGWQIESYETEGHRGTVGRFFHMVRTDEDGAETHLVAFPGTERGSDVWTDLRLGRVPFGGSSPAEFLALRDAPVTERSETPLVHRGFLDYTQAALFTDVLPAYGNRTAGEVLAAELRAHPSMRVYLTGHSLGGAAAVLTAARLADMGVSPTQLVVTTFGAPAVGNAAFARRYEGRFNLHRVVMRGDPMKDVLAAPLGFRHFGERVAWSPAWSAAKFPHAMIVYVDAAIRQLYDAYGGDNAFLFLMGQPKRTEGRTLYVTPIETELDDTLTEDAPYMMAVLRDALHVQNAAAVFAAGEGGLSAEGLLSGLDGHLSAAREVGAEEMVAYRITGVRERTARETYRLTLERAIYDMDGNLIAATSRSARTGTLTPIETVLYLFAQD, from the coding sequence ATGACGCTGCTGCGGCTGCTCGTGTTTCTTGTATTGCTCTTGCTGCCTGTGCGCACGTTTGCCGCACCGCGTGATCTGCCGTCGCTCTACTTCGTGTGTGCGGCGGCATCGGAGGCAGCGTATGCGGGAGAGCTGCCGGAGCTGCTCCGTGCACGGCTCGTCGCTGCGGGCTGGCAGATCGAGTCGTATGAGACAGAGGGACATCGAGGAACGGTCGGCCGTTTCTTTCATATGGTGCGGACGGATGAGGATGGAGCTGAGACGCATCTTGTTGCGTTCCCTGGGACGGAGCGCGGGAGCGATGTGTGGACAGATCTGAGGCTTGGGCGCGTGCCGTTCGGCGGCAGTTCGCCCGCAGAGTTTTTAGCGCTGCGCGATGCGCCGGTGACGGAGCGCAGCGAGACGCCGCTCGTGCATCGCGGCTTCCTTGACTACACGCAGGCGGCTCTCTTTACGGATGTGCTGCCCGCGTACGGGAACCGTACGGCGGGCGAGGTGCTGGCGGCGGAGCTGCGTGCACATCCCTCGATGCGGGTCTATCTGACGGGGCACAGTCTCGGCGGGGCAGCGGCGGTACTTACGGCGGCGCGGCTTGCGGATATGGGCGTTTCGCCCACACAGCTTGTGGTGACGACGTTCGGCGCCCCTGCAGTTGGGAATGCGGCGTTTGCGCGCCGCTATGAGGGGCGGTTTAATCTGCACCGTGTGGTGATGCGCGGCGATCCGATGAAGGATGTGCTTGCCGCGCCGCTCGGCTTTCGGCACTTCGGGGAGCGGGTGGCATGGTCGCCCGCGTGGTCTGCGGCGAAGTTTCCGCACGCGATGATTGTCTACGTGGATGCGGCGATTCGTCAGCTCTACGATGCGTACGGCGGGGACAATGCTTTTCTCTTTTTGATGGGTCAGCCGAAGCGTACGGAGGGGCGGACGCTCTACGTCACGCCGATTGAGACGGAGCTTGACGATACGCTCACGGAGGATGCGCCCTATATGATGGCGGTGCTGCGTGATGCGCTCCATGTGCAGAATGCGGCTGCGGTGTTTGCGGCAGGGGAAGGAGGGCTCTCGGCTGAGGGGCTTCTCAGCGGTCTGGACGGTCATCTCTCGGCAGCGCGTGAGGTCGGTGCAGAGGAGATGGTTGCCTATCGGATTACGGGGGTACGGGAGCGCACGGCGCGTGAGACGTACCGCCTGACATTGGAGCGTGCGATCTATGATATGGACGGGAATCTGATTGCGGCAACATCCCGTTCGGCACGTACAGGCACGCTGACGCCGATTGAGACGGTGTTGTATCTGTTCGCGCAGGACTAA
- a CDS encoding M20 family metallo-hydrolase, with protein sequence MINQERLTQDFAAMQRITAPGEGINRLAFTDSDWEGRAYLMRQMEAAGLTLRTDAFGNVLGRCAGKDDSLPAILCGSHSDSVPRGGNYDGLTGVLAAIETVRSMREDGFQPDHPIEVVLFMCEESSRFSAATLGSRAMRGDLSVEELHRLHDKEGKSLYDVLKERGLDPDHIAAARYTQPLKAVLELHIEQGKVLEHERLPIGIVTGIAAPARFYCEIHGDADHSGATPMPLRHDALCAAAEIILAVERAAAAQTDPPVVGTVGVVDVTPGVMNVIPGDVSLGVDLRSIDADMRERVERTVRDEIAAVVHARGLSCEIRPVSKDMPARMSPALVELIAAEAENIGMPYRKMPSGAGHDSMHWADYAPTGMIFIPCRDGVSHNPAEYASIEQIVTGVRLYSAVVRRLAGRGEEL encoded by the coding sequence ATGATCAATCAGGAGCGGCTTACACAGGATTTTGCGGCGATGCAGCGCATTACGGCACCCGGCGAGGGGATCAACCGCCTCGCGTTCACGGACAGTGACTGGGAGGGGCGTGCCTATCTCATGCGGCAGATGGAGGCGGCGGGACTTACGCTGCGCACAGATGCCTTTGGCAATGTCCTCGGCCGCTGCGCGGGAAAGGATGACAGCCTCCCTGCGATCCTCTGCGGCTCGCACAGCGACAGCGTGCCGCGCGGCGGCAACTACGACGGACTGACGGGCGTCCTCGCGGCGATCGAGACAGTGCGCAGCATGCGGGAGGACGGATTTCAGCCCGATCATCCGATCGAGGTTGTCCTTTTCATGTGTGAGGAGTCGAGTCGCTTCTCCGCTGCGACGCTTGGCAGCCGTGCCATGCGCGGGGACCTCTCCGTCGAGGAGCTGCACCGTCTGCATGACAAGGAGGGCAAGAGCCTCTATGACGTGCTGAAGGAGCGCGGACTCGATCCCGACCATATCGCTGCGGCACGGTACACGCAGCCGCTCAAAGCTGTGCTCGAACTCCATATCGAGCAGGGGAAGGTACTCGAGCATGAGCGGCTTCCCATCGGTATTGTCACAGGCATTGCCGCGCCCGCACGCTTTTATTGCGAGATTCACGGGGATGCGGATCACAGCGGTGCAACCCCGATGCCCCTGCGCCATGATGCCCTCTGCGCAGCGGCCGAAATCATCCTCGCGGTGGAACGTGCGGCTGCAGCGCAGACAGATCCGCCCGTCGTCGGCACCGTCGGGGTCGTGGATGTCACACCGGGTGTAATGAACGTCATCCCCGGCGATGTGTCCCTCGGAGTGGATCTACGCAGCATTGATGCGGACATGCGTGAGCGCGTCGAGCGCACTGTGCGCGACGAGATTGCCGCCGTCGTGCATGCGCGCGGTCTTTCCTGTGAAATTCGCCCCGTCAGCAAAGATATGCCCGCACGCATGTCGCCCGCCCTCGTCGAACTCATCGCTGCTGAAGCGGAAAACATCGGTATGCCCTATCGCAAAATGCCAAGCGGTGCGGGGCACGACAGTATGCACTGGGCAGACTATGCCCCGACGGGCATGATCTTCATCCCGTGTCGAGACGGCGTCAGCCACAACCCTGCCGAATACGCAAGCATTGAGCAGATCGTCACGGGAGTGCGGCTCTATTCTGCCGTTGTCCGCCGTCTCGCGGGGCGCGGCGAAGAACTTTAG
- the clpX gene encoding ATP-dependent Clp protease ATP-binding subunit ClpX: MSKNPVKHQCSFCKRIIDVRDQYDMPIYDPNTGFAICKDCVREINRFLDEHDASVSSEERSSFRMQLDDVLEKTRPHLIKKYLDTYIIKQDRAKKILAVAVYNHYKRMKYGYESTGEDTEIEKSNVIMLGPSGCGKTALLSHLSKLLDVPFAVTDASSLTEAGFVGADVEVAVRNLYYAADKDVEKAEHGIIYLDEFDKIARKSGANNSITADPGHEGVQQALLKMLEGSVVEFTARGQRKHPEAPTIKVDTKNILFIVGGAFVGIEKTIAKRLRKDNVAIGFGAEVRGKELEKEFDTLIHQVTPEDLMQYGIIPEIIGRLPVICTLETLDEDALLRILTEPINAPVRQYEKLLAMDGVELIFTEDALRAVAKKAIERKTGARSLKGIIEEVMLDVMFDIPRESAPRRVTVTQECITEGAAPVIENAAAG; the protein is encoded by the coding sequence ATGTCGAAAAATCCGGTGAAGCATCAGTGCAGCTTTTGCAAGCGCATCATCGATGTCCGCGACCAATACGATATGCCGATCTACGATCCGAATACGGGCTTTGCAATCTGCAAGGACTGTGTGCGCGAGATCAACCGCTTCCTCGATGAGCACGATGCCTCCGTCTCCTCCGAGGAACGGAGCTCATTCCGTATGCAGCTTGACGACGTGCTCGAGAAGACACGACCGCATCTCATCAAGAAATATTTGGATACGTACATTATCAAGCAGGATCGTGCGAAAAAAATTCTCGCGGTTGCAGTCTACAACCACTACAAGCGCATGAAGTACGGCTACGAGAGTACGGGTGAGGACACAGAGATCGAGAAGTCGAACGTCATCATGCTCGGTCCCTCGGGCTGCGGCAAGACGGCGCTGCTCTCCCACCTCTCGAAGCTGCTCGATGTGCCGTTCGCGGTGACGGACGCATCAAGTCTGACAGAGGCGGGCTTCGTCGGCGCGGATGTCGAGGTCGCCGTACGCAATCTCTACTACGCGGCGGACAAGGACGTGGAGAAGGCGGAGCACGGCATCATCTATCTCGACGAGTTCGACAAGATCGCGCGCAAGTCGGGCGCGAACAACTCCATCACTGCCGACCCCGGCCATGAAGGCGTGCAGCAGGCACTGCTGAAGATGCTCGAGGGCAGCGTCGTGGAGTTCACGGCACGCGGGCAGCGCAAGCACCCCGAGGCACCGACGATCAAGGTGGACACGAAGAACATTCTCTTCATCGTCGGCGGTGCATTCGTCGGCATCGAGAAGACGATTGCAAAACGTCTGCGCAAAGACAACGTTGCCATTGGCTTCGGTGCAGAGGTGCGCGGCAAGGAGCTCGAAAAGGAGTTTGACACGCTGATCCACCAAGTAACGCCCGAGGATCTGATGCAGTACGGCATCATCCCCGAGATCATCGGTCGCCTGCCCGTGATCTGCACGCTTGAGACACTCGACGAGGACGCACTCCTGCGGATTCTCACAGAGCCCATCAACGCGCCCGTGCGTCAGTACGAAAAGCTGCTCGCGATGGACGGCGTCGAGCTCATCTTTACCGAGGACGCCCTGCGCGCGGTCGCAAAGAAGGCGATTGAACGCAAGACCGGCGCACGCAGCCTGAAGGGCATCATCGAGGAGGTTATGCTCGACGTGATGTTCGACATCCCGCGCGAGAGTGCGCCGCGCCGCGTCACCGTGACGCAGGAGTGCATCACCGAGGGGGCTGCCCCCGTGATTGAGAATGCGGCGGCAGGCTAA
- a CDS encoding nucleoside/nucleotide kinase family protein, translating into MHEKRWQSCAMTVNGLPQHIRYNIDTVEHLFLPLLRRLTQMQRRAGRRVIAFLAAPPATGKSTLLQFLERLVREHADLTQMQALGMDGFHYPNRYLETHTILRDGVEIPLKSIKGAPETFDVPALAAKLCAAKNGRTLFPVYDRRIHDVVPDALTVDAPILLIEGNWLLLDEEPWRGLRPLADYSVRIDAPAAFLRDRLIARKVQGGLSEAEATAFCEASDARNVERFAAHAGAADEVWRMEADGDFVRV; encoded by the coding sequence GTGCATGAAAAGCGATGGCAAAGCTGCGCGATGACGGTCAACGGACTGCCGCAGCACATCCGCTACAATATAGATACGGTGGAACATCTCTTTCTGCCGCTCCTGCGCCGCCTCACGCAGATGCAGCGGCGTGCGGGACGGCGGGTCATCGCCTTTCTCGCTGCACCGCCTGCGACGGGGAAATCTACACTCCTGCAATTTTTGGAGCGGCTCGTGCGGGAGCACGCTGACCTCACGCAGATGCAGGCGCTCGGTATGGACGGCTTCCACTATCCGAACCGTTATCTGGAGACACATACCATCCTGCGCGACGGTGTGGAGATACCACTGAAATCCATCAAGGGCGCGCCCGAGACGTTCGACGTGCCTGCGCTCGCAGCAAAACTGTGTGCGGCGAAGAACGGGCGGACACTCTTCCCCGTCTATGACCGCCGCATTCACGATGTTGTACCCGATGCACTGACCGTGGACGCGCCCATCCTCCTCATCGAGGGCAACTGGCTGCTCTTGGATGAGGAGCCGTGGAGAGGCCTCCGTCCCCTCGCCGACTATTCCGTCCGTATCGACGCACCCGCCGCGTTCCTGCGGGATCGTCTCATCGCCCGCAAGGTGCAGGGGGGACTCTCCGAGGCGGAGGCGACTGCCTTCTGCGAGGCGAGTGATGCCCGCAACGTCGAACGCTTTGCCGCACATGCAGGTGCGGCGGACGAGGTCTGGCGCATGGAAGCGGACGGCGACTTCGTGCGGGTATAA
- a CDS encoding anaerobic ribonucleoside triphosphate reductase encodes MTVTTVTKRAGHAVPYDRAKIRNAIAAASKEYVHPMTGIEIDEVTSAVEAAFGDRAQISVEEIQDLVEKQLLVHGFHDIARRYITYRQRHAQRRLAQKHLMASYRDIFFADAVDSDLKRDNANINTDASMGIMLKLGAEGAKHFVDNYVLEERYAVADRENFIHIHDKDFSLITFNCCQIDLLKLFRGGFSTGHGFLREPNSIRAYASLACIAIQSNQNDMFGGQSINAFDYAMADGVKKSFRKAIVEEAWKALLYRLGRGHFTHEAFKKALRHELDFAVCVYAERQDDERAERARAELSRALHAVYSAAFETPVAQELEADARTVYQLACESVEEETHQAMEALIHNFNTLHSRAGAQVPFSSINYGLDTSPEGRLVTREVLSAIWQGLGNGETAIFPISVFQLKAGVNYNPEDPNYDLFIESCRVSARRLFPNYVNIDAPYNLQYYKPGDYNSCVATMGCRTRVMSNVNGPEQSGSRGNFSFTTINLPKLALEAKGDLDEFWKLYDHYIDLCHDYLLDRLKIIEDKHVYNYPFLMGQGVWMDSEKAAPVDSIKDLLKHASYSIGFCGLAECLVALTGKHHGESPESQELGLKIVGHLRERTDAYTEAEQRNWTTFGTPAESTAGQFQRANKKAYGIIPGVTDRSYMTNSSHVPVYYDISAYDKIRIEAPYHALENAGHIAYIEMDGDPSKNVKAFEKVVRAMHDADMGYFSINHPVDRDPVCGYTGLIENECPHCHRKESSFGTMTVPRMKD; translated from the coding sequence ATGACAGTAACGACCGTAACGAAGCGTGCAGGCCACGCCGTCCCCTATGACCGCGCGAAGATCCGCAACGCGATCGCAGCGGCGAGCAAGGAGTATGTCCACCCGATGACGGGCATCGAGATCGACGAGGTGACAAGCGCCGTCGAGGCGGCGTTTGGCGACCGCGCGCAGATCAGCGTCGAGGAGATCCAGGATCTCGTCGAAAAGCAGCTGCTCGTGCACGGCTTCCACGACATCGCACGCCGCTACATCACCTACCGTCAGCGGCATGCACAGCGGCGCCTTGCACAGAAACACCTGATGGCGAGCTACCGCGACATCTTCTTCGCGGATGCCGTCGACTCCGACCTCAAGCGCGACAACGCGAACATCAACACGGACGCGTCCATGGGCATCATGCTGAAGCTCGGCGCGGAGGGCGCGAAACACTTCGTCGACAACTACGTCCTGGAGGAGCGTTACGCCGTCGCCGACCGCGAGAACTTCATCCACATCCACGACAAGGACTTCTCGCTCATCACGTTCAACTGCTGCCAGATCGATCTGCTGAAGCTGTTCCGCGGCGGCTTCTCCACGGGGCACGGCTTCCTGCGCGAGCCGAACTCCATTCGCGCGTACGCGAGCCTCGCGTGCATTGCGATCCAGTCGAACCAGAACGATATGTTCGGCGGGCAGAGCATCAACGCATTCGACTATGCCATGGCGGACGGAGTAAAGAAGTCGTTTCGCAAGGCGATTGTGGAGGAGGCGTGGAAGGCGCTGCTCTACCGCCTTGGCCGCGGACATTTCACCCACGAGGCGTTCAAGAAGGCACTGCGTCACGAACTGGACTTCGCCGTCTGTGTCTATGCGGAAAGGCAGGACGACGAACGCGCAGAGCGGGCGCGAGCCGAACTCTCACGAGCCCTGCACGCCGTCTACAGCGCGGCGTTCGAGACACCCGTCGCGCAGGAACTCGAAGCAGACGCGCGCACCGTCTATCAACTCGCGTGCGAGAGCGTCGAGGAGGAGACACATCAGGCGATGGAGGCGCTCATTCACAACTTCAACACCCTCCACTCGCGCGCGGGTGCGCAGGTGCCGTTCAGCTCCATCAACTACGGACTGGACACCTCGCCCGAAGGGCGACTCGTCACCCGCGAGGTGCTCAGTGCCATCTGGCAGGGGCTCGGCAACGGCGAGACGGCGATCTTCCCAATCTCCGTGTTCCAGCTGAAGGCAGGCGTCAACTACAACCCCGAGGATCCGAACTACGACCTCTTTATCGAGTCCTGCCGCGTCAGCGCACGCCGTCTCTTTCCGAACTATGTCAACATCGACGCGCCGTACAACCTCCAGTACTACAAACCCGGCGACTACAACAGCTGCGTTGCGACCATGGGCTGCCGCACGCGCGTCATGAGCAACGTCAACGGCCCTGAGCAGTCGGGCAGCCGCGGCAACTTCTCCTTTACAACGATCAACCTGCCGAAGCTTGCTCTGGAGGCGAAGGGGGATCTTGACGAGTTCTGGAAACTCTACGATCACTACATTGATCTCTGCCACGACTACCTGCTCGACCGCCTGAAAATCATCGAGGACAAGCACGTCTACAACTATCCGTTCCTCATGGGGCAGGGGGTTTGGATGGACAGCGAGAAGGCGGCTCCCGTCGACTCCATCAAGGATCTCCTCAAGCATGCCTCGTACTCCATCGGCTTCTGCGGGCTTGCCGAGTGTCTGGTCGCACTCACGGGCAAGCACCACGGCGAGAGTCCCGAGTCGCAGGAACTCGGGCTCAAGATTGTCGGACATCTCAGAGAGCGCACGGACGCGTACACCGAGGCGGAACAACGCAACTGGACGACGTTCGGCACGCCGGCGGAGAGCACGGCGGGGCAGTTCCAGCGTGCGAACAAAAAGGCGTACGGCATCATCCCCGGGGTCACCGACCGCTCCTACATGACGAACTCGAGCCATGTGCCCGTCTACTACGACATCAGCGCGTACGACAAGATCCGCATCGAGGCGCCGTACCACGCGCTTGAGAACGCGGGGCACATCGCCTACATCGAGATGGACGGGGATCCCTCGAAGAACGTCAAGGCGTTCGAGAAGGTCGTCCGCGCCATGCACGACGCGGACATGGGCTACTTCTCCATCAATCATCCCGTTGACCGTGACCCCGTCTGCGGCTACACGGGACTGATCGAGAACGAGTGCCCGCACTGCCACCGCAAGGAGAGCTCCTTCGGCACCATGACCGTGCCGCGCATGAAGGACTAA
- the trpS gene encoding tryptophan--tRNA ligase: MNEKDAVTSRRKIILSGIQPTGTFTLGNYLGAVKNWRHLQEEYDCYYFVADLHALTVYHDPAARRKASRAAFALLLACGLDPEESLVFIQSHVPAHAQMGWMLSCLSPFGDLSRMTQFKDKSAKHPEDINAGLFTYPALMAGDILLYQADYVPVGADQTQHLEFTRNIAARFNHVYGETFRLPEGYFPKAGARVMSLAEPTAKMSKSDENAKATIYILDDENTILRKFKSAVTDSEAEVAFREGKDGINNLMTIYSAVTGKSLDEITAEFAGRGYGDFKTAVGTVVADELRPIRENYARLMEDKAYLDAEVAKGAERAAHIAEKTLRKTMRKMGLC; encoded by the coding sequence ATGAACGAAAAGGACGCAGTCACCTCCCGCCGCAAGATTATCCTGAGCGGCATTCAGCCCACCGGCACATTCACCCTCGGCAACTATCTCGGGGCAGTGAAAAACTGGCGGCACCTGCAGGAGGAGTATGACTGCTATTATTTTGTCGCCGATCTCCACGCACTGACGGTGTACCACGATCCCGCCGCACGGCGTAAGGCGAGCCGCGCGGCGTTTGCGCTGCTGCTCGCGTGCGGGCTTGACCCCGAGGAGAGCCTCGTCTTTATCCAGAGCCATGTACCCGCGCACGCGCAGATGGGGTGGATGCTGTCCTGCCTCAGCCCGTTCGGCGATCTCTCGCGCATGACGCAGTTCAAGGACAAGTCGGCGAAGCACCCCGAGGACATCAACGCGGGGCTCTTTACCTACCCCGCCCTCATGGCGGGTGACATCCTGCTCTATCAGGCGGACTATGTGCCTGTCGGTGCGGATCAGACGCAGCACCTTGAGTTTACGCGGAACATCGCAGCGCGGTTCAACCACGTCTACGGCGAGACGTTCCGCCTGCCCGAGGGCTATTTCCCTAAGGCGGGTGCACGCGTCATGAGTCTCGCGGAGCCGACGGCGAAGATGAGCAAGTCGGACGAGAATGCAAAGGCGACGATCTACATCCTTGACGACGAGAATACGATCCTGAGAAAATTCAAGTCCGCCGTGACGGACAGCGAGGCGGAGGTTGCATTCCGCGAAGGAAAAGACGGCATCAACAATCTGATGACGATCTACTCCGCCGTGACAGGCAAATCGCTCGATGAAATTACGGCGGAGTTCGCGGGCAGGGGCTACGGCGACTTCAAGACGGCGGTCGGCACGGTGGTCGCGGACGAACTGCGTCCGATCCGCGAGAATTACGCGCGGCTGATGGAGGACAAGGCGTATCTCGACGCGGAGGTCGCAAAGGGCGCGGAGCGTGCCGCGCACATCGCGGAGAAGACACTGCGGAAAACCATGCGCAAGATGGGGCTGTGCTGA
- a CDS encoding phosphocholine cytidylyltransferase family protein — protein MGTHRVRRAVILAAGRGSRLAPLTDHMPKPLVPVSGTPIIATILDALNAAGISSITIVRGYCGAAFDTLRTKYPHLQFVDNPDWETANNISSIALAGRAGLLADSYVIEGDLYVANPAVITPTQERSNYIAFPVAEADDWCFDSDAAGRITHIDTESDHPCHQMLGLSYWTAADGERLAACANALYAEEQYRQLYWDEIMLKYHPRECDVYIRECTRADVWEIDTVEELRELEARIKRG, from the coding sequence ATGGGTACACACCGTGTAAGACGCGCCGTCATTCTCGCGGCGGGGCGCGGCTCGCGCCTCGCACCGCTGACGGACCATATGCCGAAACCGCTCGTGCCCGTGAGCGGCACGCCGATCATTGCGACAATTTTAGATGCGCTTAATGCGGCGGGGATTTCGTCGATTACTATTGTGCGGGGGTATTGCGGCGCGGCATTCGACACGCTCCGCACAAAGTACCCTCACCTGCAGTTTGTCGACAATCCCGACTGGGAGACGGCGAACAACATCTCGTCCATCGCACTCGCGGGACGTGCGGGGCTGCTCGCAGACAGCTACGTGATCGAGGGCGATCTCTACGTTGCCAATCCTGCCGTCATTACGCCCACACAGGAGCGTTCGAACTACATCGCATTCCCCGTCGCAGAGGCGGACGACTGGTGCTTCGACTCGGACGCGGCGGGCAGGATCACACATATTGACACCGAAAGTGATCACCCCTGCCATCAGATGCTCGGGCTGTCCTACTGGACGGCGGCGGACGGGGAGCGGCTCGCCGCATGTGCAAATGCGCTCTACGCCGAGGAACAGTATCGTCAGCTCTACTGGGACGAGATCATGCTGAAATATCATCCGCGCGAATGCGACGTGTATATCAGGGAATGCACGCGCGCGGACGTGTGGGAGATTGACACGGTGGAGGAGCTGCGGGAGCTTGAGGCGCGGATAAAGAGGGGCTGA
- the aepX gene encoding phosphoenolpyruvate mutase has protein sequence MKHVYTCFCTDIIHAGHRNLLRAAAELGEVTVGVLSDPEMVRYNRFPTKTLAERMEMIRALPEVTQVIVQEHIMYDEVIDRLRPNYVVHGSNWAQGPESSIRKNVLAALARYGGELIEPPYTENAEVRKIDWQMREQLAMPEARRGRLRRLLEIVPIVKTIEVHNGLTGLIAEKTVVENDGGLDQFDAMWVSSLCDSTSRGKPDIELVDLSDRIQTINEVMEVTTKPIILDMDTGGTAEHFAYNVRTLERIGVSAVIIEDKTGAKRNSLFGTEVAQTQDTIENFSEKIAAGKAAQRTEEFMIIARIESLILEKGLDDALERAEGYVAAGADGIMIHSRAKSPDEVIAFCDAFRAKHPNVPIVAVPSSYNTITEAELAAHGVRIVIYANQLTRAAFPAMEGAARSILTHHRAHEIDSALLPIKDIIRLIEVV, from the coding sequence ATGAAACATGTTTACACTTGCTTCTGCACCGACATCATCCACGCGGGACACCGCAACCTCCTGCGTGCGGCGGCAGAGCTGGGCGAGGTCACGGTCGGCGTGCTCTCCGATCCGGAGATGGTTCGCTACAACCGCTTTCCGACCAAGACGCTCGCCGAGCGCATGGAGATGATCCGCGCACTGCCCGAGGTCACACAGGTTATCGTGCAGGAGCACATCATGTACGACGAGGTCATTGATCGCCTGCGCCCCAACTACGTCGTGCACGGGAGCAACTGGGCGCAGGGACCCGAGTCGTCGATCCGCAAGAACGTGCTCGCCGCACTCGCGCGTTACGGCGGCGAGCTGATCGAGCCGCCCTATACGGAGAATGCCGAGGTGCGCAAGATCGACTGGCAGATGCGTGAGCAGCTCGCGATGCCTGAGGCACGGCGCGGACGGCTGCGCCGCCTCCTCGAGATCGTCCCCATCGTAAAGACCATCGAGGTGCACAACGGACTCACGGGGCTGATTGCCGAAAAGACAGTCGTCGAGAACGACGGCGGGCTTGACCAGTTCGACGCAATGTGGGTCTCAAGCCTCTGTGATTCGACCTCGCGCGGCAAACCAGACATTGAGCTGGTCGACCTCTCCGACCGCATCCAGACCATCAACGAGGTCATGGAGGTCACAACGAAGCCCATCATCCTCGACATGGACACGGGCGGCACGGCGGAGCATTTCGCCTACAACGTCCGCACGCTGGAGCGCATCGGAGTCTCTGCCGTCATCATCGAGGACAAGACGGGCGCAAAGCGCAACTCCCTCTTCGGTACAGAGGTCGCGCAGACACAGGACACGATCGAGAACTTCTCCGAGAAGATCGCCGCAGGCAAGGCGGCACAGCGCACGGAGGAGTTCATGATCATCGCACGCATCGAGAGCCTGATCCTCGAAAAGGGGCTGGACGACGCGCTGGAACGCGCGGAGGGATACGTCGCGGCAGGCGCGGACGGCATCATGATCCACTCGCGCGCGAAGTCTCCCGACGAGGTCATCGCGTTCTGCGACGCATTCCGCGCAAAACATCCGAACGTCCCGATCGTCGCCGTCCCCTCCTCCTACAACACAATCACGGAAGCGGAGCTCGCGGCACACGGCGTGCGCATCGTCATCTACGCGAACCAACTCACGCGTGCGGCATTCCCCGCCATGGAGGGCGCGGCACGTTCCATTCTCACGCACCACCGCGCACACGAGATCGACAGTGCGCTGCTGCCGATCAAGGACATCATCCGGCTGATCGAGGTAGTATAG
- a CDS encoding class I SAM-dependent methyltransferase gives MSNEWKAVWNRRQAADDALMGDWQDVFLELKRLNGFDVVDGGIPLDSLLMQGRRIKELLHLKDGMSVYDVGCGAGANLYLMQRDGIAVGGTDYAAPLVETARKVLPDARELTCGEADAFDTALKYDAALSNSVFSYFPSEEFAERVLTRMLEKTTGAIGLIDLHDADKEEDFLAYRRATIPDYDERYKGLRKFFYCRAFFEDFARAHDLNINFPAIEMEDYWNTPFVFNVFMYRK, from the coding sequence GTGAGCAATGAATGGAAAGCCGTCTGGAACCGGCGGCAGGCGGCAGACGATGCCCTCATGGGCGATTGGCAGGATGTCTTTCTCGAACTGAAGCGCCTCAACGGCTTCGATGTCGTGGACGGAGGCATTCCGCTGGACTCGCTTCTGATGCAGGGGCGGCGCATCAAAGAGCTGCTGCATCTCAAAGATGGTATGAGCGTCTATGATGTCGGCTGCGGCGCTGGGGCCAATCTCTACCTCATGCAGCGCGACGGCATTGCGGTCGGCGGCACGGACTATGCTGCCCCTCTTGTCGAAACAGCACGTAAAGTGCTCCCCGATGCGCGTGAACTCACCTGCGGTGAGGCAGATGCGTTCGACACGGCGCTCAAATACGATGCGGCTCTCTCGAACAGCGTCTTTTCCTATTTCCCAAGCGAGGAATTCGCAGAGCGCGTCCTCACTCGTATGCTCGAAAAAACGACCGGTGCCATCGGTCTCATTGACCTGCACGATGCGGACAAAGAAGAAGACTTCCTCGCCTATCGCCGTGCGACAATCCCCGACTATGACGAACGCTACAAGGGGCTCAGAAAGTTCTTTTACTGCCGCGCGTTCTTCGAGGACTTCGCACGCGCGCACGATCTTAACATCAACTTCCCCGCCATCGAGATGGAGGACTACTGGAACACACCGTTTGTATTCAATGTATTTATGTATCGGAAGTAA